In Synechococcus sp. Nb3U1, one DNA window encodes the following:
- the tenA gene encoding thiaminase II: MSNSFTAHLWQAIQLIYQQILAHPFNQELAAGTLSRERFQFYLQQDALYLTDFARALGLIGARSERSEQVVSFLNFALGAIVAERSLHESYFRLYEIQPEITYAPTCFTYTRSLLATAALDPYEVAIAAVLPCFWIYREVGSEIYRMAQPHNPYQQWIDTYAGEEFAQVVQQAIDITESVAEQTTAALRDKMMAAFVTASRLEWLFWDSAYRLESWQPE; this comes from the coding sequence ATGTCCAACTCCTTTACCGCTCACCTTTGGCAAGCCATTCAACTGATTTATCAGCAGATTTTGGCCCATCCTTTTAATCAAGAATTGGCAGCTGGAACCTTATCTCGGGAACGGTTTCAGTTTTATCTACAGCAGGATGCCCTCTACTTAACGGATTTTGCCCGCGCTTTGGGTCTGATTGGAGCTCGGTCGGAAAGATCTGAACAGGTAGTGAGTTTTTTGAATTTCGCCCTTGGAGCGATCGTAGCCGAACGTAGCCTGCACGAAAGTTATTTTCGTCTCTACGAAATCCAGCCGGAAATCACCTACGCCCCCACTTGTTTTACCTATACCCGTTCTCTATTGGCTACGGCAGCGTTGGATCCCTATGAGGTGGCGATCGCTGCTGTGCTGCCCTGTTTTTGGATTTACCGTGAGGTGGGATCTGAAATATATCGAATGGCTCAACCCCACAACCCCTATCAACAATGGATCGACACCTATGCTGGTGAAGAATTTGCCCAGGTGGTACAACAGGCTATCGATATCACGGAATCTGTAGCTGAGCAAACCACCGCAGCCCTGCGGGACAAGATGATGGCAGCCTTTGTTACCGCTTCCCGTTTGGAATGGCTCTTTTGGGACAGTGCCTATCGCCTGGAATCCTGGCAGCCGGAGTAA
- a CDS encoding uracil-DNA glycosylase, giving the protein MTRTSEGAPLRDPRARSRDWLALETEIIECRRCPRLVGWREEVAARKVARFREHSYWGRPIPGFGDPQARLWVIGLAPAAHGGNRTGRVFTGDPSGDWVFRALHRAGFANQPTSTHRQDGLQLTDCYISAVVRCAPPDNRPTPTEAKTCLGYLAQELKGLTQVRVILPLGHFAFQHTLPLLDPPKPRPKFAHNQVTALAEGRYLLTSYHPSQRNTATKRLTEPMFDAVFDQARRLLAQL; this is encoded by the coding sequence ATGACGAGGACGAGTGAGGGTGCTCCGCTGAGGGATCCCAGGGCTCGATCTCGAGACTGGCTGGCCCTGGAGACTGAGATCATCGAGTGCCGTCGCTGCCCACGCTTGGTTGGTTGGCGGGAGGAGGTGGCAGCTCGAAAAGTGGCTCGCTTTCGGGAACACTCCTACTGGGGACGGCCCATTCCTGGATTTGGGGATCCCCAGGCCCGGTTGTGGGTTATCGGGCTGGCTCCGGCAGCCCATGGCGGCAACCGTACCGGGCGGGTATTTACCGGGGATCCCAGCGGGGATTGGGTGTTTCGGGCACTGCACCGAGCTGGCTTTGCCAATCAGCCCACCTCCACCCATCGACAAGATGGCCTCCAGCTCACGGATTGCTACATCTCGGCGGTGGTACGTTGTGCGCCCCCAGACAATCGCCCCACCCCGACAGAAGCCAAGACTTGCCTGGGCTACCTGGCCCAGGAACTGAAGGGGCTAACTCAGGTACGGGTGATCCTCCCTCTGGGCCACTTTGCCTTTCAGCACACCCTGCCGTTGCTGGATCCCCCTAAGCCTCGCCCCAAGTTTGCCCACAACCAAGTCACTGCCCTGGCAGAGGGTCGATATCTGCTCACCTCCTACCACCCCAGCCAACGCAATACGGCCACCAAGCGGCTGACAGAGCCAATGTTCGATGCGGTTTTTGACCAGGCGCGCAGGTTGCTCGCCCAGCTATAG
- a CDS encoding DNA-directed RNA polymerase subunit gamma produces MARTEQRFDYVKIGLASPDRIMEWGQRTLPNGQLVGEVTKPETINYRTLKPEMDGLFCERIFGPAKDWECHCGKYKRVRHRGIVCERCGVEVTESRVRRHRMGYIKLAAPVTHVWYLKGIPSHIATLLDMPLRDVEQVVYFNAYVVVDPGNAQNLSYKQLLTEDQFLEIEDQMYEEGSELQLPDHWAMIGAEAIERLLMDIDLEKEAEQLREEIASARGQKRARLIKRLRVIDNFIATGSRPEWMVLQVIPVIPPDLRPMVQLDGGRFATSDLNDLYRRVINRNNRLARLQEILAPEIIVRNEKRMLQEAVDALIDNGRRGRTVVGANNRPLKSLSDIIEGKQGRFRQNLLGKRVDYSGRSVIVVGPSLRMNQCGLPKEMAIELFQPFVIHKLIKRGIVNNIKAAKKLIQSNDPQIWDVLEEVIDGHPVLLNRAPTLHRLGIQAFEPILVEGRAIQLHPLVCPAFNADFDGDQMAVHVPLSLESQAEARLLMLATNNILSPATGTPIITPSQDMVLGCYYLTADNPQQPLNGERYFSSLEDALIAYDRGAVDLHAKVWVRYNGPMELGKGEKESEPEIMEEPGGIRVKVTNYRRIREDRDGNILSQYIRTTPGRIIFNKIVQEALST; encoded by the coding sequence ATGGCGAGAACAGAGCAGCGTTTTGATTACGTCAAAATTGGGTTGGCCTCTCCCGACCGGATTATGGAGTGGGGCCAGCGCACGCTACCCAATGGCCAGTTGGTGGGGGAAGTCACCAAGCCGGAGACCATCAACTATCGCACCCTCAAGCCGGAGATGGATGGCCTCTTTTGCGAGCGCATTTTCGGGCCCGCCAAGGACTGGGAATGCCACTGTGGCAAGTACAAACGGGTACGGCATAGGGGCATTGTCTGTGAGCGTTGCGGGGTGGAGGTAACCGAGTCACGGGTACGGCGCCACCGCATGGGCTACATCAAGTTAGCGGCTCCTGTCACCCATGTTTGGTATTTGAAAGGGATCCCCAGCCACATTGCTACCCTACTGGATATGCCGCTGCGGGATGTGGAGCAGGTGGTCTATTTCAACGCCTACGTGGTGGTGGATCCGGGCAATGCCCAAAACCTCTCCTACAAGCAACTGCTCACGGAAGACCAATTCCTCGAGATCGAGGATCAGATGTACGAAGAGGGATCCGAGCTGCAACTGCCGGATCACTGGGCCATGATCGGAGCCGAGGCCATCGAACGTCTATTGATGGACATCGATCTGGAAAAAGAAGCCGAGCAGTTGCGGGAGGAAATTGCCAGTGCCCGCGGCCAAAAGCGAGCTCGCCTGATTAAGCGGCTGCGGGTGATCGACAACTTCATCGCCACGGGATCCCGGCCTGAGTGGATGGTGTTGCAGGTGATCCCGGTCATTCCACCGGATCTGCGCCCGATGGTGCAGTTGGATGGGGGTCGTTTCGCCACCAGCGACCTGAATGATCTCTATCGCCGTGTCATCAACCGCAACAACCGTCTGGCTCGCCTGCAGGAGATTCTTGCCCCCGAGATCATCGTCCGTAACGAGAAGCGCATGTTGCAGGAGGCGGTGGATGCCCTGATCGACAATGGCCGTCGTGGACGCACTGTGGTGGGAGCCAACAACCGTCCCCTCAAATCGCTATCGGACATCATCGAAGGCAAGCAGGGGCGCTTTCGGCAAAACCTACTGGGCAAACGGGTGGACTACTCTGGGCGTTCGGTGATCGTGGTCGGCCCCAGCCTGCGCATGAACCAGTGCGGCTTACCCAAGGAGATGGCGATCGAGCTGTTTCAGCCCTTCGTCATTCATAAGCTGATCAAACGGGGCATTGTCAACAACATCAAGGCTGCCAAAAAGCTGATCCAAAGCAACGACCCACAGATTTGGGATGTGCTGGAGGAGGTGATCGACGGCCACCCTGTGTTGCTCAATCGGGCCCCAACTTTGCACCGCCTCGGCATCCAAGCCTTTGAGCCCATTTTGGTGGAAGGTCGAGCTATTCAGTTGCACCCGCTGGTGTGTCCGGCTTTTAACGCCGATTTTGACGGCGACCAGATGGCCGTGCATGTTCCTCTCTCGCTGGAATCCCAAGCCGAGGCACGCTTGCTGATGTTGGCTACCAACAACATCCTCTCCCCCGCCACCGGCACCCCGATCATCACCCCCAGCCAAGATATGGTTTTGGGCTGCTACTATCTGACTGCCGACAACCCACAACAGCCCCTGAATGGGGAGCGCTACTTCTCCAGCCTTGAGGATGCCCTGATTGCCTACGACCGTGGTGCTGTGGATCTACATGCCAAAGTTTGGGTACGCTACAACGGCCCGATGGAACTAGGCAAAGGAGAAAAAGAGTCCGAGCCGGAAATTATGGAGGAACCTGGCGGCATTCGAGTCAAGGTCACCAATTACCGGCGCATCCGCGAAGATCGCGATGGCAACATCCTTAGCCAGTACATTCGCACCACCCCAGGCCGGATCATCTTCAACAAAATCGTGCAGGAAGCCCTTTCCACCTAA
- a CDS encoding aldehyde oxygenase (deformylating) has protein sequence MAQANVLPNSPQSLAGEARTAPDYSSTVYRQAYSRINGIVIEGEQEANDNYLKLAEMLPDSADELRKLAKMELRHMKGFQSCGKNLQVEPDMEFARAFFSPLHDNFQKAAAVGDLVTCFVIQSLIIECFAIAAYNIYIPVADDFARKITEGVVKDEYLHLNFGERWLGEHFTEAKAQIEVANAQNLPLVWQMLQQVDEDVEGIHMDREAIVEDFMIAYGEALANIGFSTREVMRLSAQGLRAA, from the coding sequence ATGGCCCAAGCGAATGTCCTGCCCAACAGCCCCCAGTCCTTGGCGGGAGAAGCTCGCACCGCTCCTGACTACAGCAGTACAGTCTATCGGCAGGCCTACTCACGCATCAACGGCATTGTCATTGAAGGGGAACAGGAAGCCAACGATAATTACCTAAAGCTGGCGGAGATGCTGCCGGACTCTGCAGACGAGCTGCGTAAACTGGCCAAAATGGAGCTGCGCCACATGAAAGGCTTCCAATCCTGCGGCAAAAACCTGCAGGTAGAGCCAGATATGGAGTTTGCCCGCGCTTTCTTTTCTCCGTTACACGACAATTTCCAAAAAGCGGCGGCAGTTGGGGATTTGGTCACCTGCTTTGTAATTCAGTCTCTGATCATCGAGTGCTTTGCCATTGCCGCCTACAATATTTACATCCCGGTCGCCGATGATTTTGCTCGCAAGATCACCGAAGGGGTAGTCAAGGATGAGTATCTTCACCTGAATTTTGGGGAACGCTGGCTAGGAGAGCATTTCACCGAAGCTAAGGCACAAATTGAAGTGGCCAATGCGCAAAACCTGCCCTTGGTTTGGCAAATGCTCCAACAGGTGGATGAGGATGTGGAAGGCATCCACATGGATCGGGAAGCGATCGTGGAAGACTTTATGATCGCCTACGGTGAGGCTTTGGCTAATATCGGCTTCAGTACCCGCGAAGTGATGCGCCTCTCGGCCCAGGGATTGCGGGCTGCGTGA
- a CDS encoding long-chain acyl-[acyl-carrier-protein] reductase, producing MFGLIGHLTSLAHAQRVADKLGYPEYADSDLEFWCMAPPQVVDEITVTSITGQKIHGQYVESCFLPEMLAGGRVKAACRKILNAMALAQRRGLSITALGGFSSIIFENFRLDSLRRVRNIDLEVQRFTTGNTHTAYIICQQLQSAAQRYVMDLAAATVAVVGASGDIGSAICQWLAAHTQLGKLLLVARDRQRLEELRANLKQGEICSVEEALPRADFIVWVASMNQGLVLNPQMLRDPCVIIDGGYPKNIASSLQRQGVYVIDGGMVEHSLDIEWNIMQFLNVANPARQLFACFAESMLLEFEELHTNFSWGRNLITLEKLDLIGQLSRKHGFRPLMPEA from the coding sequence ATGTTCGGCCTGATCGGGCACTTAACCAGCCTTGCCCATGCACAACGGGTGGCAGACAAGCTGGGGTATCCAGAATATGCGGACAGCGATCTTGAGTTTTGGTGCATGGCTCCCCCTCAGGTTGTGGATGAGATCACCGTCACCAGCATCACTGGCCAAAAGATTCATGGGCAATACGTCGAATCGTGCTTCTTGCCGGAGATGTTGGCGGGCGGACGGGTGAAGGCGGCCTGTCGGAAAATCCTCAATGCCATGGCTTTGGCCCAACGACGTGGACTTAGCATCACCGCCCTGGGGGGATTCAGCAGCATCATTTTTGAGAACTTTCGCCTCGACAGCCTCAGACGGGTGCGCAATATCGACCTAGAGGTGCAGCGGTTCACCACCGGCAATACCCACACCGCCTACATTATCTGTCAGCAGTTGCAATCGGCGGCCCAACGTTATGTTATGGATTTGGCGGCAGCGACGGTAGCCGTGGTGGGGGCGAGTGGGGATATCGGCAGTGCCATCTGTCAATGGTTGGCCGCCCATACCCAGCTGGGCAAATTGTTGCTGGTGGCGCGGGATCGACAACGGCTGGAAGAATTACGGGCCAACCTCAAGCAGGGGGAGATCTGTTCGGTGGAAGAAGCCCTCCCTCGTGCCGATTTCATTGTTTGGGTGGCGAGTATGAATCAGGGCCTGGTTCTCAATCCCCAGATGTTGCGGGATCCCTGCGTGATCATTGACGGGGGCTACCCGAAAAATATTGCCTCTAGCCTGCAGCGACAGGGGGTATACGTGATCGATGGTGGCATGGTGGAGCACTCCCTCGATATTGAATGGAACATCATGCAGTTTCTCAATGTGGCCAATCCAGCCCGTCAACTTTTCGCTTGCTTTGCCGAGTCGATGTTGCTGGAATTTGAGGAGCTGCATACCAATTTCAGTTGGGGACGCAATCTGATTACCTTAGAAAAGTTAGATTTGATCGGGCAGCTTTCCCGCAAGCATGGGTTCCGCCCGCTGATGCCAGAAGCCTGA
- a CDS encoding DNA-directed RNA polymerase subunit beta' has translation MSEKGRPSADLLRQVADGNTTPPAVPFRNYQIGKKELRSLIAWSFARYGTARTAQMADALKAMGFKYATQAAVSISVEDLRVPPSKRQLLAQAEAEIEAATERFTRGEITEVERYQKVIDTWNQTNDQIKDELLSNFKQNDPLNSVYMMANSGARGNVSQVRQLVGMRGLMANPQGEIIDLPIKTNFREGLTVTEYIISSYGARKGLVDTALRTADSGYLTRRLVDVSQDVIVRESDCGTEHGIVLEYLMDGDNVVVSLEDRLVGRVLARDVLHPETQAVIAHRNQEVDHDLAKAIVNAGVRQAMVRSPLTCEANRSVCRLCYGWSLAHSRLVDMGEAVGIIAAQSIGEPGTQLTMRTFHTGGVFTGEVARQIRAPFAGVVRFPKNFRTRPFRTRHGDDALQVEVNNQITLEGSNGQREHFDVTQGSTLLVRDGAKVQPDQMIAEVSLAKATRKSTEKAQKEVISDLAGEIRFADLPIEEKTDRQGNITYTAQRQGLIWVMSGQVYNLPPGAEPVVENGDTVQAGDVIAETSLATEHGGIVRLPERTDSKSGREVEIINASVVLHEARVRVESHQSREQFLLDTAGGQTFVLKATPGTKVGNDEVVAELIESDFRTQTGGLVKFAGIEVARRGKAKQGFEVIQGGTLLWIPEETHEVNKDISLLNVEDGQFVEAGTEVVKDIFCQNAGIVEVIQKNDILREIIIKPGSLHLVENPADMEVKEGTLIQPGQQVLSSIVPDQLVYLEHVETPEGPGLLLRPVQEYEIPDHPSVPSQESTSESGRSIRLRAVQRIPFKDGERVRSVGGVELLRTQLVLEIDTDAPQLKADIELIQDDEDPEIRRLQLVILETLLLRRDVEADLTQGSTHTRLLVGEGDSITTGSVIARTEIQAKKAGIVQGIRQGAEVVRRVLVVTEDDQVSVPFTGSTTLKVGDLVRAKDEIAPGIPSPESGQVMQVADGQVVLRIARPYLVSAGAILQVGDGDLVQRGDSLGLLVFERAKTGDIIQGLPRIEELLEARKPKEMCILAKRPGTVQLSWRGEEPDLKVIESDGTVTDYPLLPGQNLMVADGQPVEVGDPLTDGPANPHDILESYYEYHRQTLGDDQAARLALREVQRFFVNEVQNVYRSQGVEISDKHIEVVVRQMTSKVRVDDSGDTILLPGELVELRQIQDTNSSMAITGGAPAKYTPVLLGITKASLNTDSFISAASFQETTRVLTEAAIEGKSDWLRGLKENVIIGRLIPAGTGFSTYEEKSLSESEPHEEEEEPVAMPSLPSRLALEDDQLIDDSTPAFDELEEDDEDE, from the coding sequence ATGAGCGAAAAAGGACGACCTTCTGCTGACCTGTTGCGACAGGTTGCCGACGGCAACACCACTCCGCCCGCCGTGCCCTTTCGCAATTATCAAATTGGCAAGAAAGAGCTGCGCAGCCTGATTGCCTGGTCTTTTGCCCGCTATGGCACCGCCCGCACCGCCCAGATGGCCGATGCCTTGAAGGCGATGGGCTTCAAGTACGCCACACAAGCGGCGGTTTCCATCAGCGTCGAGGATCTGCGCGTTCCCCCCAGTAAGCGGCAGTTGCTGGCGCAAGCGGAAGCGGAAATCGAAGCAGCCACCGAGCGCTTTACCCGAGGCGAGATCACGGAGGTAGAGCGCTATCAAAAAGTCATCGATACCTGGAACCAAACCAACGACCAGATCAAAGATGAGCTGCTCAGCAACTTCAAGCAAAACGATCCCCTCAATTCCGTCTACATGATGGCCAACTCCGGGGCGCGGGGAAATGTCTCTCAGGTGCGGCAGTTAGTGGGTATGCGCGGCCTAATGGCCAACCCGCAGGGGGAAATCATCGACTTGCCCATCAAAACCAATTTCCGTGAGGGCCTGACGGTTACGGAATACATCATCTCCTCCTACGGTGCCCGCAAGGGCTTGGTGGATACCGCGCTGCGCACCGCCGACTCCGGTTATTTGACCCGCCGTTTGGTGGATGTGTCCCAGGATGTGATCGTGCGGGAATCCGACTGCGGCACTGAGCATGGCATTGTCCTGGAGTACCTGATGGATGGGGACAATGTGGTAGTGTCCCTGGAAGATCGCTTGGTGGGCCGGGTGCTGGCGCGGGATGTGCTACACCCTGAAACCCAAGCGGTGATCGCCCATCGCAACCAAGAGGTGGATCACGACTTGGCCAAGGCGATCGTCAACGCTGGCGTTCGTCAGGCGATGGTGCGTTCTCCCCTCACCTGTGAGGCCAACCGTTCCGTCTGTCGTCTTTGCTATGGCTGGAGCTTGGCCCATTCCCGTTTGGTGGATATGGGAGAAGCGGTGGGAATTATCGCCGCCCAATCGATTGGGGAGCCGGGCACCCAGTTGACGATGCGCACCTTCCACACCGGCGGCGTGTTCACGGGGGAAGTGGCTCGACAAATTCGTGCTCCTTTTGCCGGAGTGGTGCGGTTTCCCAAGAATTTCCGTACCCGCCCCTTCCGCACCCGCCACGGGGATGATGCCCTGCAGGTGGAGGTGAACAACCAAATCACCCTTGAGGGATCCAACGGGCAGCGGGAGCATTTCGATGTCACCCAGGGATCCACCCTGTTGGTGCGGGATGGAGCCAAGGTGCAGCCGGATCAGATGATCGCGGAAGTGTCGCTGGCCAAGGCCACCCGCAAGAGCACCGAAAAAGCCCAAAAAGAGGTGATTTCTGACCTAGCCGGGGAAATTCGCTTCGCCGATCTGCCCATCGAAGAAAAAACCGACCGTCAAGGCAACATCACCTACACGGCGCAACGGCAGGGCTTGATTTGGGTGATGTCGGGCCAGGTGTACAACCTACCCCCCGGTGCCGAGCCTGTAGTAGAGAACGGGGATACTGTGCAGGCGGGGGACGTGATCGCAGAAACCTCCCTAGCAACGGAGCACGGCGGTATCGTGCGACTGCCAGAGCGCACTGATAGCAAGAGTGGGCGCGAGGTGGAAATCATCAACGCTTCTGTGGTTTTGCACGAGGCGCGGGTGCGGGTGGAATCTCATCAGAGTCGAGAACAGTTTTTGCTGGATACCGCCGGTGGTCAAACCTTCGTCCTCAAAGCGACCCCCGGCACTAAGGTGGGCAACGACGAGGTGGTGGCGGAGCTGATCGAGAGCGATTTCCGCACCCAAACCGGCGGCTTGGTCAAGTTCGCGGGCATTGAGGTAGCACGGCGGGGCAAGGCCAAACAGGGCTTCGAGGTGATCCAGGGGGGCACCCTGCTGTGGATCCCGGAGGAAACCCATGAGGTGAACAAGGACATTTCACTGCTGAATGTGGAGGATGGCCAGTTTGTAGAAGCGGGCACCGAAGTGGTGAAGGATATCTTCTGCCAGAACGCCGGCATCGTCGAGGTGATCCAGAAAAACGACATTCTGCGGGAGATCATCATCAAACCGGGATCCCTGCATTTGGTGGAAAACCCCGCCGACATGGAGGTGAAAGAGGGCACCTTGATCCAGCCAGGACAACAGGTGCTCAGTAGCATCGTGCCCGATCAACTGGTCTATCTGGAGCATGTGGAAACTCCCGAAGGGCCAGGATTGCTGCTGCGTCCGGTGCAGGAGTACGAAATTCCCGACCATCCCTCAGTGCCCAGCCAAGAATCCACCAGCGAGTCTGGCCGCTCGATTCGTCTGCGGGCGGTGCAGCGGATTCCCTTCAAGGATGGTGAGCGCGTCCGGTCGGTAGGTGGGGTGGAACTGTTGCGCACGCAACTGGTGCTGGAGATCGACACCGATGCCCCGCAACTGAAGGCGGATATCGAGCTGATTCAAGACGACGAGGATCCCGAGATTCGCCGCCTGCAACTGGTGATCCTGGAAACCCTGCTGCTGCGCCGCGATGTGGAGGCGGATCTGACTCAGGGCAGCACCCATACCCGACTGTTGGTGGGAGAAGGGGACAGCATCACCACTGGATCCGTGATTGCCCGCACGGAAATTCAGGCTAAAAAGGCCGGGATCGTGCAAGGGATCCGCCAAGGGGCGGAGGTGGTTCGGCGGGTGTTGGTGGTCACCGAAGACGATCAGGTGAGCGTGCCCTTCACGGGCAGCACCACCCTAAAAGTGGGGGATCTGGTGCGGGCTAAGGATGAGATTGCCCCCGGGATCCCGTCTCCCGAATCGGGACAGGTGATGCAGGTGGCGGATGGCCAAGTGGTGCTGCGCATAGCGCGGCCCTACCTAGTTTCTGCCGGGGCCATTTTGCAGGTGGGGGACGGGGACTTGGTGCAACGGGGGGATTCCCTCGGCCTGTTGGTGTTTGAGCGAGCCAAAACCGGGGATATCATCCAGGGTCTGCCGCGGATTGAGGAACTGTTGGAGGCTCGGAAGCCCAAGGAAATGTGCATTCTCGCCAAGCGGCCCGGTACTGTTCAACTGAGCTGGCGGGGGGAAGAGCCGGATCTGAAAGTTATCGAGAGCGATGGTACGGTCACCGATTACCCGCTGCTGCCAGGGCAAAATCTGATGGTAGCCGATGGACAGCCGGTAGAAGTGGGGGATCCCCTGACAGATGGGCCCGCCAACCCCCATGACATTCTGGAAAGCTACTACGAGTACCACCGCCAAACCCTAGGGGATGACCAAGCGGCTCGTTTGGCTCTGCGAGAAGTGCAGCGCTTCTTCGTCAACGAGGTACAGAATGTGTACCGCTCCCAGGGGGTGGAGATCTCCGACAAGCACATCGAGGTTGTGGTACGCCAAATGACCTCGAAGGTGCGGGTGGACGACAGTGGCGATACCATTCTGCTGCCGGGTGAGTTGGTGGAGCTGCGGCAGATCCAGGATACCAATTCCTCTATGGCCATTACCGGTGGGGCTCCGGCCAAGTACACCCCCGTTTTGCTGGGGATCACCAAGGCCAGTTTGAACACCGACAGCTTCATCTCGGCGGCCAGTTTCCAGGAAACCACCCGGGTACTGACCGAGGCAGCCATCGAAGGCAAGTCAGACTGGTTGCGCGGCCTCAAGGAAAACGTGATCATTGGGCGCTTGATCCCGGCGGGTACCGGCTTTAGCACCTATGAAGAGAAGAGCCTGTCTGAATCGGAGCCCCACGAGGAAGAGGAAGAACCGGTGGCAATGCCATCACTGCCATCACGTCTAGCCCTAGAGGATGATCAACTGATCGACGACTCCACCCCTGCCTTCGATGAATTGGAGGAGGATGACGAGGACGAGTGA